The following proteins come from a genomic window of Brachionichthys hirsutus isolate HB-005 chromosome 20, CSIRO-AGI_Bhir_v1, whole genome shotgun sequence:
- the LOC137909132 gene encoding uncharacterized protein: YMLPLGNIIKKHSINFHCYADDTQLYLSVQPDKVDQLVRLQTCLKDINSWMTENFLLLNLNKTEVLVLGPKHLRNVCSSVVVELDGVSVSTSTTAKNLGVIFDQDLSFQSQIKHISRTAFFHLRNISKVRHLLTRKDAEKIVHAFVTSRLDYCNSLLSGCPKKSIKHLQLIQNAAARVLTGTRLREHISPVLASLHWLPVRERIEYKILLLTFKALTGQAPPYLTEMIIPYCPTRTLRSQNAGLLVVPKISKSRQGGRAFSYQAPLLWNRLPVLVRETDTISMFKSRLKTFLFNKAYN; encoded by the coding sequence tatatgctacccttaggtaacattattaagaaacatagcataaatttccactgctatgcggacgatactcaattgtacctgtccgttcagccagacaaagtcgatcagttggttagacttcagacgtgccttaaggacattaactcctggatgaccgagaacttcctgttattaaatctaaataaaactgaggttctggttcttgggccaaagcatctcagaaatgtctgttctagtgttgtagttgaactagatggcgtctcagtgtccaccagcaccactgccaagaatctgggtgtaatctttgatcaggacctgtcatttcagtcccagataaagcatatttcaaggactgcgttctttcaccttcggaatatttcgaaagtcaggcacctactaacccgaaaagatgcagaaaaaatagtccatgcttttgtgacttccagactggactactgcaactccttactgtccggctgccccaaaaagtctattaaacatctccagctaatccagaatgcagcagctcgtgttttgacggggaccagactgagagaacacatttcccctgttctggcgtctctgcattggcttcctgttagggaacggattgaatataaaatccttctacttacttttaaagccctcactggccaggcccctccttaccttacagagatgattatcccgtattgccccactaggaccctgcggtcccaaaacgctggcctgctcgtggttccaaaaatttccaagagcagacaggggggcagagcattcagctatcaagctcctttattgtggaatcggctccccgttttggttcgtgagacagacaccatctctatgttcaagagtagattaaagactttcctttttaacaaagcttataactaa